A window from Drosophila willistoni isolate 14030-0811.24 chromosome XR unlocalized genomic scaffold, UCI_dwil_1.1 Seg143, whole genome shotgun sequence encodes these proteins:
- the LOC124460644 gene encoding uncharacterized protein LOC124460644, which produces MLTVQLIMQSGEQLVMKLPISASIYELKRELQSLLNIQEPLEICTSDVTLADSVLLTEVAGPGNNEQIKPIVSCYEGNNFVCLIRFSLEAEDIALPLVDNSVSDSSIEVKVESEMEMEPDVTTGQHPPYMNILPEKRPFIVVVSSCAKNFSDLFEGFFDILLRFGDVRSLDFNDVTPVAEYHGRLYIATANEETREWVASSVCSIGLYEAAGFIDFLHLTAARVTWPKVETCLLRIFTLLEEQNSDIKTEKWAVVSREYVPPTVTNICPNEQVDIWMDADSADIIKERFNCLKLCFWTIVFEFRD; this is translated from the exons atgtTGACTGTTCAATTGATCATGCAATCCGGAGAG cAATTGGTTATGAAGCTCCCGATCTCAGCCAGTATATACGAACTTAAGAGAGAGCTGCAGAGTCTTCTCAATATTCAGGAACCATTGGAGATTTGTACTTCTGATGTAACGTTGGCCGATTCAGTTCTTTTAACGGAAGTTGCTGGTCCAGGCAACAACGAACAAATTAAGCCGATTGTGTCTTGCTAtgaaggcaacaattttgtgtgCTTGATACGATTTTCTCTTGAGGCCGAGGATATCGCGCTTCCACTAGTCGATAATTCAGTGTCAGACTCAAGTATCGAAGTTAAAGTTGAAtctgaaatggaaatggaaccGGATGTTACAACTGGTCAGCATCCGCCATACATGAACATCCTGCCAGAGAAGAGGCCGTTTATTGTGGTAGTTTCTTCATGCGCAAAGAACTTTTCCGATCTGTTCGAAGGGTTCTTTGATATACTTTTGCGTTTCGGAGACGTTCGGAGCTTAGATTTCAATGATGTCACTCCGGTCGCTGAATACCATGGCCGGCTGTACATCGCAACGGCCAACGAAGAGACAAGGGAATGGGTGGCGAGCAGCGTGTGTTCTATAGGGCTCTATGAGGCCGCTGGTTTTATAGACTTCCTGCACCTGACAGCGGCCAGAGTTACTTGGCCAAAGGTAGAGACTTGTTTGCTGCGAATTTTCACGCTCCTCGAAGAGCAGAACTCTGATATAAAGACGGAGAAGTGGGCTGTCGTGAGCCGGGAATATGTACCCCCTACAGTCACAAATATTTGCCCCAATGAACAGGTTGACATCTGGATGGATGCGGACAGTGCGGATA